In Campylobacter vicugnae, a genomic segment contains:
- a CDS encoding EamA family transporter, whose translation MANLWIATFIWAFSFPLIGHYIAGVVDSYFAVLFRSSVAFLIFLPFLNLSLNLSLKLKLLAIGGLQIGLMSIFYYHSFLYLNVSEVALFTIFTPFYLSLIYDLISKKFKKLYLISIALCIFGAFVIKFESWNFNSLYGFVLVQMANICFGAAQALYKITCENIGSYKGYFGYFYLGAVLVSSCSFIIFGDTQLLPKEPKSWIILLYLGAISSGLGYYLWNSGAIRVDSGVLAIMNNAIIPIAILVNAIFWGIDFEPIKMIIGGFLIILALLLQNKFKTMYNI comes from the coding sequence ATGGCTAATTTATGGATAGCGACTTTTATATGGGCGTTTTCTTTTCCGCTTATTGGTCACTATATTGCCGGAGTTGTAGATAGCTATTTTGCTGTGCTTTTTCGCTCTAGTGTGGCATTTTTAATCTTTTTACCATTTTTAAATTTGAGTTTAAATTTGAGTTTAAAACTTAAATTACTTGCCATTGGTGGCTTGCAAATTGGACTTATGAGTATATTTTATTATCACTCTTTTTTATATCTTAACGTTAGCGAGGTAGCACTTTTTACTATTTTTACACCATTTTATCTTAGCTTAATTTATGATTTAATATCTAAAAAATTTAAAAAACTATATCTAATTAGCATTGCTTTATGCATATTTGGTGCCTTTGTGATTAAATTTGAGAGCTGGAATTTTAACTCATTATATGGTTTTGTATTGGTACAAATGGCAAATATCTGCTTTGGTGCAGCACAAGCTCTTTATAAGATTACTTGCGAAAATATAGGTAGCTATAAAGGCTATTTTGGATATTTTTATTTAGGGGCAGTTTTAGTTTCTAGTTGTAGTTTTATTATTTTTGGAGATACTCAATTACTTCCAAAAGAGCCAAAAAGCTGGATAATTTTACTATATCTCGGAGCTATCTCTTCTGGACTTGGATATTATCTATGGAATAGCGGTGCAATTAGAGTTGATAGTGGCGTTTTGGCTATTATGAATAATGCTATAATCCCAATAGCAATTTTGGTAAATGCAATTTTTTGGGGTATAGATTTTGAGCCTATTAAAATGATAATTGGCGGATTTTTAATCATTTTAGCACTTTTATTACAGAATAAATTTAAGACAATGTATAATATTTAA
- the cysS gene encoding cysteine--tRNA ligase encodes MQIYDTVLKQKVKLSPLNKDEINIYVCGPTVYDDAHLGHAKSSISFDLLRRVLIALGYKVKFVKNFTDIDDKILAKMKSSNQSLEQITTYYIDRYKNDMNALNVLNADIEPKATESLDAIINYIQKLEQNGATYRLEDGIYFDTSKDDKYLSLSGRKDENLIARVASSGTKKDEKDFVLWKFDDQWYDSPFGKGRPGWHTECVAMIEQIFAKMIDIHAGGADLLFPHHENEAAQCRCANHQELSKHWLHNGFIQVNNEKMSKSLGNSFFIKDALNIAPGEAVRFYLMSSHYRANFNYDIGDLLSSKKRLDKIYRLKKRLSGINSGSIDIEFKTALLDALKDDLNISIALAKVDEMVNQANINLDKEPKNKLLKSTIMANLDFIKDTLGILYQDEFEWFQYGFNDEQKEQISNLINDRNIAKAAKDYAKADLIRDKLTALGVAIMDTPNGVKWERIWTE; translated from the coding sequence ATGCAAATTTATGATACAGTTTTAAAGCAAAAAGTCAAGCTTTCTCCATTAAATAAAGATGAGATAAATATATATGTGTGTGGTCCAACAGTTTATGATGATGCTCATCTAGGACACGCAAAATCTAGCATTAGCTTTGATCTGCTTAGGCGAGTTTTAATAGCTCTTGGGTATAAGGTTAAGTTTGTCAAAAACTTTACTGATATAGATGATAAAATTTTAGCTAAAATGAAATCTAGCAATCAAAGCTTAGAGCAGATAACAACCTACTATATAGATAGATATAAAAACGATATGAACGCTTTAAATGTCTTAAATGCCGATATAGAACCTAAAGCCACAGAGTCGCTTGATGCGATTATAAATTATATTCAAAAACTAGAACAAAATGGCGCTACATATAGACTTGAAGATGGGATTTATTTTGATACAAGTAAAGATGATAAATATCTTAGTCTAAGTGGTAGAAAAGATGAAAATCTCATAGCTAGAGTAGCAAGTAGTGGCACCAAAAAAGATGAAAAAGACTTCGTGCTATGGAAATTTGATGATCAATGGTACGATAGTCCATTTGGCAAGGGGCGACCAGGCTGGCATACTGAGTGCGTAGCAATGATTGAGCAGATATTTGCAAAGATGATTGATATACATGCTGGTGGAGCTGATCTACTCTTTCCTCACCATGAAAACGAAGCTGCACAATGCCGATGCGCAAACCATCAAGAGCTATCTAAACACTGGCTACATAATGGATTTATTCAAGTAAATAACGAAAAAATGAGCAAAAGTCTTGGTAACTCATTTTTTATTAAAGATGCCCTAAATATCGCACCAGGAGAGGCTGTAAGATTTTATTTAATGAGTAGCCATTATAGGGCAAATTTCAACTACGATATAGGAGATTTACTCTCTAGCAAAAAGCGTCTTGATAAAATTTATAGATTAAAAAAACGCTTAAGCGGTATAAATAGCGGTAGTATAGATATAGAGTTTAAAACTGCTTTATTAGATGCTCTAAAAGATGATTTAAACATCTCAATAGCTCTAGCTAAAGTCGATGAAATGGTCAATCAAGCCAATATAAATCTAGATAAAGAACCAAAAAATAAATTGCTAAAATCTACTATAATGGCAAATTTAGATTTTATCAAAGATACCCTTGGAATCTTATATCAAGATGAGTTTGAATGGTTTCAATATGGATTTAACGATGAGCAAAAAGAGCAAATTTCAAATTTAATAAATGATAGAAATATAGCCAAAGCAGCTAAAGATTATGCAAAAGCTGATCTTATAAGAGATAAACTAACAGCTTTAGGAGTTGCTATAATGGATACGCCAAATGGAGTAAAATGGGAGAGAATATGGACGGAATAG
- a CDS encoding ABC transporter ATP-binding protein, which produces MGENMDGIVEVFRRFKSYYKEYIPQFAISIIGMIMASVGTAVSAWLVKPVLDYIFIQKDENLLYLLPYAIIAIYFLKSLGIYLQVYFTAYIGQDMVRRFRHKQLDNILSLDMSFFHKYRSGELMSRIMGDIERIRSIVSNLIPELVREFVTIIGLLCVVIYQSPTLALFSLIVLPAAFYPLSRLAKKMRKLSRTSQETSSDITSVLSEIFANIEIVKANSAQEKELNKFDTQNDKIFKLNLKSVKVNALVSPMMETLGSVGIAVTIIIGGQQVINGEITVGSFFSFLTALFMLYTPIKRITNIYNQMQDAVVASQRTFELLDMSPSIVDGNLNFPNVVNSITIQDLKFSYGDKIALNGINLKVYKGQMIALVGSSGGGKSTLINLLMRFYDPDSGIILINENDISEFKIDNLRQNIGLVTQRVYIFNDTVAANVAYGALLDEAKVIKALKMANAWSFVQNMQNGIYTQLNEYGANLSGGQRQRIAIARALYHDPQILIFDEATSALDNESEQEITKAIENLSSDKIIFVIAHRLSTIKNADKIAVISSGKIAGFGTDKELESECEIYKKLKLVTIEQNETKNSI; this is translated from the coding sequence ATGGGAGAGAATATGGACGGAATAGTAGAAGTTTTTAGACGATTTAAATCATATTATAAAGAGTATATACCACAATTTGCCATATCAATCATTGGAATGATTATGGCTAGTGTTGGAACTGCGGTTTCTGCTTGGCTTGTTAAACCTGTGCTTGATTATATTTTTATCCAAAAAGATGAAAATTTACTATATCTACTTCCATATGCAATTATAGCAATATATTTTCTAAAAAGCCTTGGCATATATCTACAAGTATATTTTACAGCCTATATCGGACAAGATATGGTAAGGCGTTTTAGACATAAACAACTTGATAATATCCTAAGTCTTGATATGAGCTTTTTTCATAAATATAGAAGTGGCGAGCTTATGAGTAGGATTATGGGAGATATAGAAAGAATTCGCTCTATAGTATCAAATTTAATCCCTGAGCTAGTTCGTGAATTTGTAACAATTATCGGTTTATTGTGCGTGGTAATATATCAAAGTCCTACTTTAGCCCTATTTTCTTTAATAGTTTTGCCAGCAGCATTTTATCCATTATCAAGACTAGCTAAAAAGATGCGAAAACTTAGCCGAACATCACAAGAGACATCAAGCGATATCACATCGGTATTAAGTGAAATATTTGCAAATATTGAGATAGTAAAGGCTAATAGCGCACAAGAAAAAGAGCTTAATAAATTTGATACACAAAATGATAAAATATTTAAATTAAATTTAAAATCTGTAAAAGTAAATGCCCTTGTAAGCCCTATGATGGAGACTCTAGGCTCTGTTGGCATTGCTGTTACTATTATAATTGGCGGACAACAAGTAATAAATGGAGAAATTACCGTAGGTAGCTTCTTTAGTTTTCTTACAGCTCTATTTATGCTTTATACACCAATTAAAAGAATAACTAATATATATAATCAAATGCAAGATGCAGTAGTAGCTAGCCAAAGAACATTTGAGCTACTTGATATGAGCCCAAGTATAGTAGATGGAAATTTAAACTTTCCAAATGTAGTAAATTCAATCACAATTCAAGATTTAAAATTTAGCTACGGAGATAAAATTGCACTAAATGGTATAAATCTTAAAGTCTATAAGGGTCAAATGATAGCACTAGTAGGTAGTAGCGGCGGAGGCAAAAGCACATTAATAAATTTACTAATGAGATTTTACGATCCAGATTCAGGCATAATCTTAATAAACGAAAATGATATAAGCGAATTTAAGATCGATAATCTAAGGCAAAATATCGGTCTAGTAACTCAAAGAGTATATATATTCAACGATACAGTAGCGGCCAATGTAGCATATGGGGCTTTGCTTGATGAGGCTAAAGTTATAAAAGCACTCAAGATGGCAAATGCTTGGAGTTTTGTACAAAATATGCAAAATGGTATCTACACTCAATTAAACGAATATGGAGCCAATCTAAGTGGCGGTCAAAGACAAAGAATAGCAATTGCTAGAGCCTTATATCATGATCCGCAAATTTTAATATTTGATGAAGCTACTAGCGCATTAGATAATGAGAGCGAACAAGAGATAACTAAAGCTATTGAGAATTTAAGCAGCGATAAGATAATTTTTGTCATAGCTCATAGATTATCAACTATTAAAAACGCTGATAAAATCGCAGTTATTAGCTCTGGTAAAATAGCAGGATTTGGCACAGATAAAGAGTTAGAGAGTGAGTGTGAGATATATAAAAAATTAAAGCTTGTAACTATTGAGCAAAATGAAACAAAAAATAGTATATAA
- a CDS encoding RrF2 family transcriptional regulator, translating to MLFTKASEYAMLSLILLSQAKHPKDVDTISSELGISKSFLAKILQNLAKEGILNSFKGANGGFVLADKPSNLSIKYILESAEKRKVNVFECASSRCDCPSSKGDGCKIWPMFNDLQGRIDEFLDQITLADIMKR from the coding sequence GTGTTATTTACCAAAGCTAGTGAATATGCTATGCTGTCATTAATCTTATTATCACAAGCAAAACATCCAAAGGATGTAGATACTATATCATCAGAGCTTGGAATTTCAAAAAGTTTTTTAGCAAAAATTTTGCAAAATTTAGCAAAAGAGGGGATACTTAACTCTTTTAAAGGTGCAAATGGTGGGTTTGTCTTAGCTGATAAGCCATCAAATTTGAGTATCAAATATATTTTAGAGAGTGCTGAAAAGCGTAAAGTTAATGTGTTTGAGTGCGCAAGTTCTAGGTGCGATTGTCCAAGTAGCAAGGGAGATGGGTGCAAAATTTGGCCTATGTTTAATGACTTGCAAGGGCGAATTGATGAGTTTTTAGATCAGATAACATTAGCTGATATTATGAAGAGATAA
- a CDS encoding DHH family phosphoesterase codes for MKIYHLSHTDLDGYSCQFVSSFYLKNVEFYNSNYGKEIDKKMSHIISKIGDEKAVILITDLNLTKAQCQSYEEQLKGKDVKLILLDHHQTGAECAQEFSWYYLDNSRSATKICYDFFSAMFGADERLGAYCDVVNAVDIWLKDDPNFELGKVCMGAIAGAKEINKVMFEDEHIEYIFYLMRNFCEFLSLNNAHIELDNRLHGIKKEFFYLKNDDTLSNLNSNYLVRRLGANKDKFSINYRGSKGILTYNIGSASVIGNDFLVANPEFDFFIDMTSKKTMSFRSNGEFDVSLMAKELCDGGGHKNASGGFFAGFSDSYNYDEIKAQVVNLINKKTGE; via the coding sequence ATGAAAATTTATCATCTTAGTCATACTGATTTAGATGGGTACTCTTGTCAGTTTGTTAGTAGTTTTTATTTAAAAAATGTTGAATTTTATAACTCAAACTACGGTAAAGAGATCGATAAAAAGATGTCGCACATAATATCTAAAATTGGAGATGAAAAGGCTGTAATTTTAATAACAGATCTAAACTTAACCAAAGCTCAATGCCAAAGCTATGAAGAGCAATTAAAAGGCAAAGATGTTAAATTAATTTTGCTTGATCATCATCAAACTGGTGCTGAGTGCGCTCAGGAGTTTTCTTGGTACTATCTTGATAACTCTAGAAGCGCTACTAAGATTTGCTATGATTTTTTTAGTGCGATGTTTGGAGCTGATGAGAGATTGGGTGCATATTGTGATGTTGTAAATGCAGTAGATATCTGGCTTAAAGATGATCCAAATTTTGAACTTGGCAAAGTGTGTATGGGTGCAATTGCTGGAGCAAAAGAGATAAATAAGGTAATGTTTGAAGATGAGCATATAGAGTATATCTTTTATTTAATGAGAAACTTTTGTGAGTTTTTAAGTCTTAATAATGCCCATATTGAGCTTGATAATAGACTTCATGGGATTAAAAAAGAGTTTTTTTATCTTAAAAACGATGATACTTTAAGCAATCTAAACTCTAACTATCTAGTAAGACGCCTTGGAGCCAATAAAGATAAATTTAGCATAAACTACCGTGGCAGTAAGGGGATTTTGACTTATAATATAGGAAGTGCTAGTGTAATTGGCAACGACTTTTTAGTAGCTAATCCTGAATTTGATTTTTTTATAGATATGACTAGCAAAAAAACTATGAGTTTTAGATCGAATGGCGAATTTGATGTAAGCCTAATGGCAAAAGAGCTTTGCGATGGCGGAGGGCATAAGAATGCTAGTGGAGGTTTTTTTGCTGGATTTAGTGATAGCTATAATTATGATGAAATAAAAGCACAAGTAGTAAATTTAATTAATAAAAAAACAGGAGAATAG
- the murJ gene encoding murein biosynthesis integral membrane protein MurJ, whose translation MLKHFFTNSIGILCSRVLGFIRDLMTANALGASIWSDIFFVAFKLPNLFRRLFGEGAFSQAFMPNLIKISQKGLFAAEILIKLSLTMLIISLIVMLFAPLVTKILAYGFSADTIALAVPLVRINFWYLLAIFIVTLLSSMLQYKNHFATTAFSTALLNISMIIALLLAMNLDQKTAALYLSWGVVIGGLLQVLSHIIALKKVNLLRLLTLGIAKFAKGKRAKAKGFWQNFGHGIMGSSANQLSDFISTFIASFLATGAISYLYYANRIFQLPLALFAIALSTAIFPKITKAIKSNNNQIALNLFKKSFSLLFFLLLFSTIGGYILSKEIIWLLFQRGEFNTQNTIESAKVLQMYILGLLPFGLYKLFSLWLYAKMQQKIAAKIAIYSLFINTALCIILFKPLGASGLALAGSISGVFLLVYVIFVFGIRQFLGIILEKINLITIILSAVFAYLLIELKDFVYANL comes from the coding sequence TTGCTTAAACATTTTTTTACAAATAGTATTGGAATTTTATGCTCTAGAGTGCTTGGATTTATTAGAGATTTAATGACGGCAAATGCTCTTGGCGCAAGTATTTGGAGTGATATATTTTTTGTAGCGTTTAAGCTGCCTAATCTATTTCGTAGACTCTTTGGAGAGGGTGCATTTTCTCAAGCTTTTATGCCAAATTTAATTAAAATATCACAAAAGGGGCTATTTGCTGCTGAGATTTTAATCAAGCTTAGTCTTACTATGCTTATTATTAGCTTAATTGTAATGCTATTTGCCCCACTTGTTACAAAGATTTTGGCCTATGGGTTTAGTGCTGATACTATCGCTCTTGCCGTACCTTTAGTTAGGATTAATTTTTGGTATCTTTTGGCTATTTTTATAGTTACTCTACTCTCATCAATGCTTCAATATAAAAATCACTTTGCTACTACAGCTTTTAGCACAGCACTATTAAATATCTCTATGATAATAGCTCTATTATTAGCTATGAATTTAGATCAAAAAACTGCAGCCTTATATCTTAGCTGGGGAGTTGTAATTGGTGGATTATTGCAAGTTTTATCACATATCATTGCATTAAAAAAAGTAAATTTACTCCGTTTATTAACTCTTGGCATAGCCAAATTTGCCAAAGGCAAAAGAGCTAAAGCTAAAGGTTTTTGGCAAAACTTTGGCCATGGTATTATGGGTAGTAGTGCCAATCAATTAAGTGATTTTATATCTACATTTATAGCTAGTTTTTTAGCCACAGGAGCAATTAGCTATCTATACTATGCAAATAGAATATTTCAGCTACCTCTTGCACTTTTTGCTATTGCTCTATCAACTGCAATCTTTCCAAAAATTACCAAAGCAATTAAATCAAATAATAACCAAATAGCTCTAAATTTATTTAAAAAAAGTTTTAGCTTGCTATTTTTTTTACTACTATTTTCTACTATTGGTGGATATATTTTATCCAAAGAGATTATCTGGCTGCTATTTCAAAGAGGTGAATTTAATACTCAAAATACTATAGAATCAGCAAAAGTTTTACAGATGTATATACTTGGACTTTTACCTTTTGGACTTTATAAGCTATTTTCACTTTGGTTATATGCCAAAATGCAGCAAAAAATTGCAGCCAAAATTGCTATATATTCACTGTTTATCAATACAGCTTTATGTATAATCTTATTTAAGCCATTAGGTGCTAGTGGGCTTGCACTTGCTGGTAGTATTAGTGGTGTATTTTTGTTGGTATATGTAATTTTTGTATTTGGTATTAGGCAATTTTTAGGTATAATCCTTGAGAAAATAAATTTAATTACCATAATTTTATCAGCAGTTTTTGCCTATTTATTAATAGAATTAAAGGACTTTGTATATGCAAATTTATGA
- the flhA gene encoding flagellar biosynthesis protein FlhA, which produces MAKRNILTMVAPFLAPIIKAKSLTVVFVIVAILAIIIVPLPSAVLDFFLALSIAISVLIILISIYIPKPTDLSTFPTLVLIVTLFRLALNIATTRMILSEGHNGPEEVSEIIASFGKFVVGGNYVIGIIVFCILVLINFMVVTKGSTRVSEVQARFTLDAMPGKQMAIDADLNAGLIDEQTAKQRRQDIISEANFYGAMDGSSKFIKGDAVAGIIITIINIIGGFLIGAFQYDMAIKDAASTYTILTIGDGLVSQIPGLITSTATAIIITRASKDEDNFAEGVVNQLLGEYKTLLIVGFILFVFALVPGLPTLSLGFMGLLFIGIGFVMKQIEDGKIDFSAIKNDKQSSQQSPTGSKAAPASANKIPKKSEEEIAMEEQAKIDDILKIEILELDLGYGLLKLADGDLVERIRAMRRNMATMLGFLMPKIRLRDNILLGPNEYKFKLKGVVIGSGIVYPDKCLAMDSGYVSADIDGIAVKDPAFGLDALWIDQNYKEDAILSGYTVADAASVISTHMSELVKQNASELLTKQEVQNILEKVKSEYSVVVEDTLKVVGVGVIQKVLKALLKDNIPIKDMLSILEAISDVAEVSKNLDMIIEHVRAALARVITSIYSDENGQLNFYILDAPAQQKLIESLSYKDGAYTMMINVAQTSAIVSALRAKRENRPISEQGDMVLCVEPSIRKFIANIVQNFSIDIAVLSFAEIAPNTQFETLGTIEIPEL; this is translated from the coding sequence TTGGCAAAACGCAATATTTTAACCATGGTGGCGCCATTTTTAGCGCCAATTATTAAAGCTAAGAGTTTAACTGTAGTTTTTGTTATTGTAGCTATTTTGGCTATTATTATAGTACCGCTACCTAGTGCTGTACTTGATTTTTTCTTGGCTTTATCTATAGCTATATCAGTTCTTATAATATTAATATCTATTTATATACCAAAGCCTACAGACCTTAGTACATTTCCTACTCTTGTTTTAATTGTTACTCTATTTAGATTAGCGCTTAATATAGCAACAACTAGAATGATATTAAGCGAGGGGCACAATGGGCCTGAAGAGGTAAGTGAAATTATTGCTAGTTTTGGTAAGTTTGTTGTCGGCGGTAATTATGTAATTGGTATAATAGTATTTTGTATATTAGTACTTATAAATTTTATGGTTGTTACTAAGGGTTCAACTCGTGTAAGTGAGGTTCAAGCTAGATTTACACTTGATGCAATGCCTGGTAAGCAAATGGCAATTGATGCTGATTTAAATGCTGGATTAATAGATGAACAAACAGCCAAACAAAGGCGTCAAGACATTATATCAGAAGCTAATTTTTATGGCGCAATGGATGGTTCTAGTAAATTTATAAAAGGTGATGCTGTAGCTGGTATTATTATTACTATTATTAATATTATTGGCGGATTTTTAATTGGTGCATTTCAATATGATATGGCGATCAAAGATGCTGCATCTACATATACTATCCTTACAATTGGTGATGGCTTAGTAAGTCAAATTCCAGGACTTATTACTTCAACTGCAACAGCTATTATCATCACAAGAGCTAGTAAAGATGAAGATAATTTTGCTGAAGGTGTGGTAAATCAACTACTTGGTGAGTATAAGACCTTATTAATAGTTGGTTTTATTCTTTTTGTATTTGCTTTAGTTCCAGGACTTCCTACTTTATCGCTTGGATTTATGGGGTTATTATTTATTGGAATTGGTTTTGTGATGAAACAGATAGAAGATGGCAAAATAGATTTTAGTGCTATTAAAAATGATAAGCAATCATCTCAGCAAAGTCCAACTGGAAGCAAAGCTGCTCCAGCATCTGCAAACAAAATACCTAAAAAAAGCGAAGAAGAGATCGCTATGGAAGAACAAGCTAAAATTGATGATATATTAAAGATTGAAATTTTAGAGCTTGATTTAGGCTATGGACTTTTAAAGCTTGCTGATGGGGATTTGGTTGAGAGAATTCGTGCTATGAGGCGAAATATGGCTACAATGCTAGGATTTTTAATGCCAAAGATCAGGCTTAGAGATAATATTTTACTTGGGCCAAATGAGTATAAATTTAAGCTAAAAGGTGTCGTAATTGGCTCGGGTATAGTCTATCCTGATAAATGTTTAGCTATGGATAGCGGATATGTTAGTGCTGATATTGATGGAATTGCAGTAAAAGATCCAGCCTTTGGGCTTGATGCTTTATGGATCGATCAAAACTATAAAGAAGATGCTATATTAAGTGGCTATACAGTTGCTGATGCAGCTAGTGTTATTTCTACTCATATGAGTGAGTTGGTTAAGCAAAATGCTAGTGAGCTACTAACAAAACAAGAGGTTCAAAATATACTTGAAAAGGTAAAATCTGAATACTCTGTGGTAGTGGAAGATACACTAAAAGTAGTCGGAGTAGGCGTTATCCAAAAGGTATTAAAAGCTCTTCTTAAAGATAATATACCAATTAAAGATATGTTAAGTATTCTTGAAGCTATTAGCGATGTAGCAGAAGTTAGTAAGAATTTAGATATGATTATCGAACATGTACGTGCAGCTCTAGCTAGGGTAATAACATCTATATATTCTGATGAAAATGGTCAGTTAAACTTCTATATCTTAGATGCTCCAGCTCAACAAAAGCTAATTGAAAGCTTAAGCTATAAAGATGGGGCATACACAATGATGATTAATGTCGCTCAAACTTCAGCTATTGTAAGTGCTTTAAGGGCAAAAAGAGAAAATAGACCTATAAGCGAGCAAGGAGATATGGTGCTTTGTGTTGAACCAAGTATTCGCAAATTTATAGCCAATATAGTTCAAAATTTCTCAATTGATATAGCAGTGTTAAGCTTTGCTGAGATTGCGCCAAATACGCAGTTTGAAACGCTTGGTACCATAGAGATACCAGAACTTTAA